The nucleotide sequence GAAGCAGCCCTCAAGCAGCAGCAATCGAGCCTCAGGCGCCTGCTCACGCACCACGCGTGCCTCTTCGACACTGCACACCGCAAAGCCATCAGCCACGTCACGCAACGCTGCCACCACCGCCGCCGCCCCGTGCCCGTAGGCATCGGCCTTGACCACCGCAAAAGCGCGCCGCCCCGGAGCGCAGCGTTTCGCCAGGGCATAGTTATGACAAATGGCGGCCAGATCGACCGTGGCAACAAGGGGACGCATGGGTGAATTCCTGCACAGCGGAAAAATGAAGCGGAATCTTAGGCTGATCCGCCAAAAGCTGGAAGCCAGCCAGGGCTGAACGGCATGGCTGAGGAAGCTTAGCCCTGCCCTGCTATCCCTTAATGCCCAAGGCGATTAGTCATCATCAAACTGATAGCTACCTGGTGCCAGGTTCTCGAAGCGTGAGTACTTGCCAAGGAAGGCCAGTCGCGTGGTGCCAATGGGGCCGTTCCGTTGCTTGCCGATAATGATTTCGGCGACGCCCTTGTATTCGGTTTCCGGGTGATACACCTCGTCCCGGTAGACGAACATGATGATGTCGGCGTCCTGCTCGATGGCGCCTGATTCACGCAAGTCGGAGTTGACCGGCCGCTTGTTGGGACGCTGCTCAAGCGAGCGGTTGAGCTGCGACAGCGCCACCACCGGGCAGTTGAATTCCTTGGCCAGGCCCTTGAGCGAGCGCGAGATCTCGGAAATCTCGTTGGTGCGGTTATCACCGCTGGAGCCGGGAATCTGCATCAGCTGCAGGTAGTCGACCATGATCATGCCGATCTCGCCGTGCTCTCGCGCCAGGCGTCGAGTACGGGCGCGCATTTCCGAAGGGGAAATACCGGCGGTGTCGTCGATGAACAGCTTGCGGTCGTTGAGCAGATTGACCGCCGAGGTCAGCCGAGGCCAGTCATCGTCGCTGAGCTTGCCGGTACGCACCTTGGTCTGATCGATCCGCCCCAGCGAGGCCAGCATACGAATCACGATGGAGTCGGCGGGCATTTCCAGCGAGTAGACGACAATCGCCTTTTCCGTGCGCAACACCGCGTTTTCCACCAGGTTCATCGCGAAGGTGGTCTTACCCATGGATGGGCGCCCGGCGACGATGATCAGATCGGCGGGCTGCAGACCACTGGTGGCCTCGTCCAGATCGGTGAAGCCGGTGGACAGGCCGGTAATCGCTTCGCCGGCGTTGAACAGCGAGTCGATACGGTCGATTGCCTTGACCAGGATGTCATTGATGCCGATGGGGCCGCCGACCTTGGGCCGCGCCTCGGCGATCTGGAAGATCAGCCGCTCGGCCTCGTCGAGGATCTCCTCACCGGTGCGTCCTTGCGGCGCATAGGCGCTATCGGCGATTTCATTGCTGATGCCGATCAGCTGGCGCAAGGTGGCCCGTTCACGAATGATCTGCGCGTAGGCCTTGATGTTGGCCACCGAGGGCGTGTTCTTGGCCAGCTCACCGAGATAGGCAAGGCCTCCCACCTGGGGCAGATGCCCTTCCTTGTCCAGCTGCTCGGACAAGGTCACCACGTCGAACGGCGAGTTGCGCTCGGCCAATGTGAAGATGGCGCGGAAGATAAGGCGATGGTCGTGGCGGTAGAAATCGCCATCGGAAACCTGGTCGAGCACGCGCTCCCAGGCATTGTTGTCCAGCATCAACCCGCCCAGCACGGCCTGTTCGGCTTCGATGGAATGCGGCGGCACCTTGAGTGCGGCGGTTTCCAGATCGTATTGCTGCGGGATGCTGATGTCGTTCATGGCACTCGAATTCTTTAAGTCTTTCCGCCGTAGCCGTAGTCGCGACGGCACGGCCAAACTCTGGCGTTTAAAAAACAAAAGGCACGTTCCACTCGCGTGGAAACGTGCCTGATGTTACTCGTCGGGCACCTTAGGTGCCAGACGACGGCTGCTATCAGCCAGCGATCACGATCAGCTTCACGGTCGCTTCAACGTCGCTGTGCAGGTGCACGGCTACGTCGTACTCACCAACCTGACGGATGGTGCCGTTCGGCAGACGGATTTCGCTCTTGGCCACTTCCACGCCAGAGGCGGTCAGGGCGTCGGCGATGTCGTGAGTGCCGATGGAACCGAACAGCTTGCCCTCATCGCCCGCGGTAGCAGTGATGGTGACTTCCAGCTCGGCCAGCTGAGCAGCACGCGCTTCGGCAGAAGCCTTACGCTCGGCAGCAGCTTTTTCCAGCTCGGCACGACGAGCTTCGAACTCGGCGATGTTGGCCGGAGTTGCGGCGGTAGCCTTGCGCTGCGGCAGCAGGTAGTTGCGGCCGTAACCAGACTTGACGTTTACCTTGTCGCCCAGGTTGCCCAGGTTCGCGACTTTTTCCAGCAGGATGACTTCCATTTGAGTCTTACCTCTTAACTTTTAACCTTCACCGTTCGCAGGTCCCGCATCATTTGGGGATGCCCGACCGCGAAAATCAAACAAACTGTCGACGATGGCCATTACGACCAGTAACGGATAAATCACCTGCATGAACAGCACCAGCGTGACATACAGCCCCACCAGCCAGAACCGCCGCATCCGGCCTTGCGATACCAGCCCGTGAAGCAGTGCGGCGCCGGCAAACACCAGCGGAACACTGCACAGCGGACCCAGCATCGCCAACTGCACGTTCAGGCTCGGGCTGAACAACATGCCCGCCAGGAGCAACATTGCCAGAGCCGGCGGAAAGCGCAGGGCGCGAAACTCAAGCCCGAAGCCACCGGGGTTGTACAGCAGGGCCTGCCAATAGCGCCCAAGCATCAGGCTAAGCAGGGTAACGATCTGCAGCAGTGCGGCCAACAGCCCGGTCAGGACCGGTATCAGCAGCGCCTCCAGTTGCGTCCGCTCTTCGAGCGAAAGCTGCTGATAGGCTTGCGACAGGATGTTGGGCAGCATTTTCTGCAGCTCGGCTGCCACCGCAGCAATCGGCTCGCCGAATGCCACGCTAAGCGCCACGGCATACAACAGCCCGACACCCACACTGCACAACATCACCCGGGGCCAGGCATTCTGGCTGCGCAGCAATAGCGCCAACCCGAAGGCGCCCAGCAGCACCAGCAGCGTTCGTGGATCCCCGAAATACCACCAGGCCAGTGCAGGCAATACAGCCCAGACCAGTACCCCCAGCGTATCGTCCAATCCGCGGCGCAACAGCACCAGGCTACCTGCAGCGGCACTCAGCCAGAACAACATCGGCAATGCCGCAGCGCCAGCCATCACAACAATGGCTTGCATACGGCCGCGCATGATGAATTCTGCCAGGGCACGCATGCGATCTATCCTTACTCTTTACCGTCGAACAGCTCGATTAACGGTCGTGGCTGTCGGTGTAGGGCAACAGGGCCAGGAAGCGGGCGCGCTTGATAGCGGTGGCCAGCTGGCGCTGATAGCGTGCTTTGGTTCCGGTGATACGGCTTGGAACGATCTTGCCGGTTTCGGAAACGTAGGCTTTCAGAGTGTTGAGATCCTTGTAATCGATCTCTTTCACGTCTTCAGCGGTGAAACGGCAGAACTTACGACGACGGAAAAAACGTGCCATGAAATAGGCTCCTCAATAGACCCGTGGATTACTCGTCAGCGTTGGTGTCGCTGCTGTCGCTGTCATCGCTTTCGTTGACATTGTCAGTTTCAGGGCGGTCACGACGCTCACGGCGCTCGCTACGGTTTTCCTCAGCCTTGAGCATCTCGGACTGTTCGGTAACAGCCTCGTCACGGCGGATGATCAGGTTACGGATGACGGCGTCGTTGTAGCGGAAGTTGTCTTCCAGCTCGGCCAGTGCCTTGCCGCTGCACTCAACGTTCAGCATCACGTAGTGAGCCTTGTGGACGTTGTTGATGGCGTAAGCCAGCTGACGACGGCCCCAGTCTTCCAGGCGATGGATCTTGCCGCCATCTTCTTCGATCAGCTTGGTGTAACGCTCCACCATGCCGCCGACCTGCTCGCTCTGATCGGGGTGGACCAGAAAGATGATTTCGTAATGACGCATTGTTGCTCCTTACGGGTTGCAGTCTGCCGCACAACGCGGATCAGACAAGGAGTGAATAGTGTGTTGCCTTGCCAGCCAGAGAGGCGCGCAAACGCCTGCCATCCGGGCAAGGGGCGCAATTCTAGAGAAGCCTGGCCTGCTGCG is from Pseudomonas saudiphocaensis and encodes:
- the dnaB gene encoding replicative DNA helicase is translated as MNDISIPQQYDLETAALKVPPHSIEAEQAVLGGLMLDNNAWERVLDQVSDGDFYRHDHRLIFRAIFTLAERNSPFDVVTLSEQLDKEGHLPQVGGLAYLGELAKNTPSVANIKAYAQIIRERATLRQLIGISNEIADSAYAPQGRTGEEILDEAERLIFQIAEARPKVGGPIGINDILVKAIDRIDSLFNAGEAITGLSTGFTDLDEATSGLQPADLIIVAGRPSMGKTTFAMNLVENAVLRTEKAIVVYSLEMPADSIVIRMLASLGRIDQTKVRTGKLSDDDWPRLTSAVNLLNDRKLFIDDTAGISPSEMRARTRRLAREHGEIGMIMVDYLQLMQIPGSSGDNRTNEISEISRSLKGLAKEFNCPVVALSQLNRSLEQRPNKRPVNSDLRESGAIEQDADIIMFVYRDEVYHPETEYKGVAEIIIGKQRNGPIGTTRLAFLGKYSRFENLAPGSYQFDDD
- the rplI gene encoding 50S ribosomal protein L9, encoding MEVILLEKVANLGNLGDKVNVKSGYGRNYLLPQRKATAATPANIAEFEARRAELEKAAAERKASAEARAAQLAELEVTITATAGDEGKLFGSIGTHDIADALTASGVEVAKSEIRLPNGTIRQVGEYDVAVHLHSDVEATVKLIVIAG
- the rpsR gene encoding 30S ribosomal protein S18, with product MARFFRRRKFCRFTAEDVKEIDYKDLNTLKAYVSETGKIVPSRITGTKARYQRQLATAIKRARFLALLPYTDSHDR
- the rpsF gene encoding 30S ribosomal protein S6; the encoded protein is MRHYEIIFLVHPDQSEQVGGMVERYTKLIEEDGGKIHRLEDWGRRQLAYAINNVHKAHYVMLNVECSGKALAELEDNFRYNDAVIRNLIIRRDEAVTEQSEMLKAEENRSERRERRDRPETDNVNESDDSDSSDTNADE